ATCACGGGAGAATTAATGAAACCGGAAATAGCATTTGAACTGGATATGCCGGAAAAGGACCAGGGCGCATTGGATGGGCAGGTATACACCCGTATCAAACAGATCAACCAGGTACCTTCCGAACTGAATAAACAGGTAATGGGATTACTGGTGCTCAACCGCTTTATCTCCGAAAATCCATTCGATCAGCTGGATAGCCAGAGCGGCAGCGCAGCAGAAGATATTGCACGGAAGAGCGTGAGCAAGATTGTTTCCCAGCAGCTGAATAACCTTGCCGGCAGCCTGATCAAAGGCTTTGATGTAAACTTCGATCTGCAGAGTGAAAATGCTTATAACGATCAGGGCAGCAGATCAGAAACCACCAATCTGAAAGTAGATGTATCCAAACGTTTGTTCAGTGACCGGTTAACAGTAAGTGTGGGATCTAACATCGGCATTTCCGGTGCACAAACGCAGAACCAGAATGCCAGCTCCATCATCGGAGATGTATCTGCAGAATATACATTAACCAAAGATGGCCGTTACCGCGTGAGAGCTTATCAACGTAACCTCACCGAAACCGTGGTGCAGGGCCAGATCGTAGAAACAGGCCTCACTTTTATGCTGGTAATGGACTATAACGAATTCAGGGAGATCTTCAGGAGAGCCCCTAAAGAAAAGAAACAGGAACGCATTCGCAAGGACAATAAGTAAAAGCATCATGATCAGATCAGTACGATACATACCATTTGTAATCAGCATATTGCTCCTGGCAGCATGCTCTACAACACGTACAGTACCGGAGGGAGACAGACTGTATACAGGCGCAGACGTAAAGTGGCAGGATACTATTGTAAAGAAAAAACCAAAGGACTACAGCACGCTCAAAACCGGTATGGAAGAACGGATCAGGCCTTTGCCGAACCGCAGGTTCCTGGGCATGCCCATTAAGTTGTGGTTATATAACCTGGGTAATGAACCCAAAGGAAAAGGCCTGAATTACCTGCTGCGTAAGAAATGGGGCGAAGCGCCGGTATTACTAAGCCAGGTGAAAGTGGAGAGAACGGATGATATCCTTACCAGTTACCTGGAAGACAACGGATACTTTAATGCAGATGTAGCTCATGCTGTAAAAAATAAAGGTAAAAAGAAAGCAAGCCTCAGCTTCACCGCCTTTCCTGATTACCGCTATACGATCCGCCGCGTGCGGTTTGATACGGACACCGGCCTGCTGGGGCATCATATCATGCTGACCACCCGCCAAACATTATTGAAACCCAATGATAATTACAGTCTTGATAAAATAGTAGGGGAAAGAGAAAGGATCCATGACTTCCTGAAGGAAAATGGTTTCTATTACTTCACACCGGATTATCTGCTGATACGTATAGATAGTGCGTTGGGAAAACACCAGGTGGACCTTTATCTTACCACCAAAAAAACCACTCCCCCCACAGCTCTGCGGCAATATTACATGAAGAGTGTGGAACTGTTCACCAATTACGATCTTGCAAAAGATAGTGCGCAGCAATTCAGCAAAGGTATACAGTATCAGAATTTCACCATTATAGATCCGGACTCCCTGTTTAAACCCATTGTGTTCGACAGAACGGTATTCCTGCAAAGGGACAGTATGTACCGCCTGAGTTCGCATAACATCACTTTACAACGGCTGGTGAACCTGGGTACTTTTAAATTTGTGCGGGGAAACTTCAGGCCGGCAAGGGATAGCAGCCTGCTCTATGCACGTTTCTTCCTAACCCCCTACCCTAAACGGTCTTTACAGGTAGAAGTTTCCGGCACCTCCAAATCCAACAGTTTTGTTGGTTCACAATTGAAGATCTCTGCCAAGAACAGGAACTTCCAACGGAAAGCCAATTTACTGGAGATCTCCCTCGGCGGAGGTTTTGAAACACAGGTAGGCGGCAAAACCACACAGGTATCTACCAATGCGTATAGCCTTAATGGTGAGGTAT
This DNA window, taken from Chitinophaga niabensis, encodes the following:
- a CDS encoding BamA/TamA family outer membrane protein, translating into MIRSVRYIPFVISILLLAACSTTRTVPEGDRLYTGADVKWQDTIVKKKPKDYSTLKTGMEERIRPLPNRRFLGMPIKLWLYNLGNEPKGKGLNYLLRKKWGEAPVLLSQVKVERTDDILTSYLEDNGYFNADVAHAVKNKGKKKASLSFTAFPDYRYTIRRVRFDTDTGLLGHHIMLTTRQTLLKPNDNYSLDKIVGERERIHDFLKENGFYYFTPDYLLIRIDSALGKHQVDLYLTTKKTTPPTALRQYYMKSVELFTNYDLAKDSAQQFSKGIQYQNFTIIDPDSLFKPIVFDRTVFLQRDSMYRLSSHNITLQRLVNLGTFKFVRGNFRPARDSSLLYARFFLTPYPKRSLQVEVSGTSKSNSFVGSQLKISAKNRNFQRKANLLEISLGGGFETQVGGKTTQVSTNAYSLNGEVSITIPRFFTPVIKFNPRTPYVPRTRFSLGYEMLSRPNLYNLNAFNLQYGYIWKQTKFLDHALYPVAITYVLPSSESDEFLEQKKLDPALAQSISKQFILGSNYTLTYNNQSPEKYHSFYAYFNTDVAGNLVGLFAKKQADGKKTIINNDFSQYIRFSVDGRHYFKLSEKLRWVNRLFAGYGIAYGNSTTLPFVKQFFNGGSNSLRAFRARTLGPGSYRDAPDDPNDPTRKNLLLANAAGDIKLEGNTELRFKPTKLLEFAAFVDAGNIWLGKTDSVSQQPKVFKTNRFLKELAVGTGLGIRIDASILLVRFDISFPLRKPWLPEKERWVFKQIAFGDADWRKENLILNIAIGYPF